In one window of Macaca thibetana thibetana isolate TM-01 chromosome 5, ASM2454274v1, whole genome shotgun sequence DNA:
- the SPRY1 gene encoding protein sprouty homolog 1, whose translation MDPQNQHGSGSSLVVIQQPSLDSRQRLDYEREIQPAAILSLDQIKAIRGSNEYTEGPSVVKRPAPRTAPRQEKHERTHEIIPINVNNNYEHRHTSHLGHAVLPNNARGPILSRSTSTGSAASSGSNSSASSEQGLLGRSPPTRPVPGHRSERAIRTQPKQLIVDDLKGSLKEDLTQHKFICEQCGKCKCGECTAPRTLPSCLACNRQCLCSAESMVEYGTCMCLVKGIFYHCSNDDEGDSYSDNPCSCSQSHCCSRYLCMGAMSLFLPCLLCYPPAKGCLKLCRGCYDWIHRPGCRCKNSNTVYCKLESCPSRGQDKPS comes from the coding sequence ATGGATCCCCAAAATCAACATGGCAGTGGCAGTTCGTTAGTTGTGATCCAGCAACCTTCTTTGGATAGCCGTCAGAGATTAGACTATGAGAGAGAGATTCAGCCTGCTGCTATTTTGTCATTAGACCAGATCAAGGCCATAAGAGGCAGCAATGAATACACAGAAGGGCCTTCAGTGGTGAAAAGGCCTGCTCCTCGGACAGCACCAAGACAAGAAAAGCATGAGAGGACTCATGAAATCATACCAATTAATGTGAATAATAACTACGAGCACAGACACACAAGCCACCTGGGACATGCAGTACTCCCCAATAATGCCAGGGGCCCCATTTTGAGCAGATCAACCAGCACGGGCAGTGCAGCCAGCTCTGGGAGCAACAGCAGTGCCTCTTCTGAACAGGGACTGTTAGGAAGGTCACCACCAACCAGACCAGTCCCTGGTCATAGGTCTGAAAGGGCAATCCGGACCCAGCCCAAGCAACTGATTGTGGATGACTTGAAGGGTTCCTTGAAAGAGGACCTGACACAGCACAAGTTCATTTGTGAACAGTGTGGGAAGTGCAAGTGTGGAGAATGCACGGCTCCCAGGACCCTGCCATCCTGTTTGGCCTGTAACCGGCAGTGCCTTTGCTCTGCTGAGAGCATGGTGGAATATGGAACCTGCATGTGCTTAGTCAAGGGCATCTTCTACCACTGCTCCAATGACGACGAAGGGGATTCCTACTCAGATAATCCTTGCTCCTGTTCACAGTCACACTGCTGCTCTAGATACCTGTGTATGGGagccatgtctttatttttacctTGCTTACTCTGTTATCCTCCTGCTAAAGGATGCCTGAAGCTGTGCAGGGGGTGTTATGACTGGATCCATCGCCCAGGGTGCAGATGTAAGAACTCCAACACTGTCTATTGTAAGCTGGAGAGCTGCCCCTCCCGGGGTCAGGATAAACCATCATGA